The genome window CGACACCCACAGGCCCACCTGTGGGAAGGTCAAGGCCACCGCCACCGCGCCGAACAGCGCAATCACCACGTAGGACAGGCTCAACCACGGGCCGGGGGCGCAGCGCTCCTGCGGGTCCGGCCTGGGGGTCAGCCACAGGTGCAGCACCACCATCACCACGGTACCGAACAGCAGCGCCCCAACCGCCAGCGGAAGCTTGAGGGCCGGATTGCCCAGCAGTTCACTGGCCTGCGCCGGATCGCCCAGGTCCTTTCCGGCCAGCAAGGCGCCCAGCCCCACCGCCAGCGTGTTGTTCAGCGCGTGGACCACAACGCTGTCCCACAGGCTGCCGCTGTGCTGGGCAAGGCGCGCCAGCACGTAGGCCAGCGGCAGAATCCCGGCGATGCTGGCCGGCACGCCGTGTGCCAGCGAAAAAACGAGGGTGGAGGTCAATGCCGCCACCGTGAAGCCCGCCGCCCGCTCGTGGCCGCGCATCAGCAGGCCCCGGAAAGCGACTTCCTCGGCAAAGGGAATCAGCAGGCCTGCCGCCAGCAGCAGCACCCATACGTCCGGCCCACTGCTCAGGAACTGCGGCACCGCGTCCACCCCGCCGGGAAAGAAGGTGATGTACGCCAGCACAAAGGCCCGCGAGGCCAGAAAGGCCAGCGCAAAGGCGGCCAGCGCCAGCCCCCATGACGGCGGCGTGCGCCAGCGCGTGTCCCGGCCCAGGGCCTTCACCGTGGGACGAAAAAACAGGAAGGCGGCGGCCACCACCACCGCGAACGAGCCCAGCAGCGCCGTTCCCAGCGGCACGCGCTGGGCGATCAGCAGCGCCGAGACCACGTTCTGGATCACCAGCAGGCTCAGCGCGGCGCGGTTGCCGTCCACCGCCCGGATACCGGGGGCAGGCCTGAGAGGCTGCGCCTCGTCCGGCCAGGGCGGGGAGGCGGGAGGGTCGGTGTCCGGCGCAGTCATGGTGTAGAGGGTACTGCGCTCCCCCGGCCCGCGCCTCCGCTGAAAGGGGGAGCTTCCTTGAGGTTGGGGCCGGGGACACAGGCAAGTTCTGGAGTTCGCTCTACGCGGTCAGCACCCCAATCGCCCTGGCCAGAGCCTCATCTCCGGTCTGGTGATGCAGCACGAAGCGCACCGAGTCCGGCCCCAGGGCGCTGCCCAGCACGCCGCGCTCAGCCCAGCTCTCCACCTGCGCGGCGGCGTCCGGCAGCGTGACATAGATGATGTTGGTCTGCACGGCGGCGAGGTTCACGTCGAAACCCGCATTTGCCAGCGCCTCGGCCAGTTCGCGGGTGCGGCGGTGGTCCTCCCTGAGCAGGGCCGGGCCGTCGCGCAGGGCCACCAGCGCGGCGGCGGCCAGCACCCCGGCCTGCCGCATGCCGCCGCCCAGCATCTTGCGGTAGCGGTGGGCCTGCCGCATCTGCTCGGCGCTGCCCACCAGCACGCTGCCCACCGGTGCGCCCAGTCCCTTGCTGAGGCACACGCTGACGGTGTGAAAGTGCCGCGTGATCTCAGTGACGGGCACGTCCAGTGCCGCCGCCGCGTTGAAAACCCGTGCGCCGTCCAGATGCAGGGGCAGGCCCTCGGTGTCGGCCACTGCGCGAATCTGCTCAATGACTTCCAGCGGAATGACCGTGCCACCCGCCTTGTTGTGGGTGTTTTCCAGGCTGATCAGGCCGGTGGGCGACTGGTGAATGCTGTGGCGCACCGCCAGCCGCACGTCCCCGGGGGCCGGCACCCCCAGCGGCGCGGGCACGAAGCGCGGGACCACACCAGAGAAAGCCGCCATCATGCCCAGTTCCCACTCGTAGATGTGGCTGCCCTCGGCGCAGATGACCTCCTCGCCCCGGCGGGTGTGCAGGGCAATCGCCACCTGATTGGTCATGCTGCCGGACGGCATGAACAGGCCCGCCTCGTGGCCGGTCAGGCGGGCGACTTCGGCCTGCAACTCGTTGACGGTGGGGTCCTCGCCGTACACGTCGTCGCCCACCGCCGCCGACGCCATCGCGGCGCGCATTTCGGGGGTGGGCGTGGTGACGGTGTCGGAACGGAGGTCGGCAATTACAGGACGGGCCATGTCCACCATGCTAGCGAACTGCGCCCCAGACTTCGCGTTCAGTCCCGCACGAACACCTTCATCTGCTTGATGCCGCCGCCGATGTAGCTGGCCGGGTTGAAGTCATCCCAGGGCACCCAGCGCACGGTGACGCTGCTGTGCTCCACGTCGTCTGCGGTTAGGCCCAGCTTGAGGGGCTTCTGGCGGCCGTCTGGCAGGGTGGCGGTGACGGTCAGGGTGTAGCGGCCCAACGGCAGGTCATTGAAGTTGGTGCTGTGGTACTGCCATCCCTGGCCCAATGTTGTGCGGCCCCCGCCGTTGGGGTCAGTATAAGGATACCCACCGGGAGGGGCGAGCGGCGCGGCCTTGAAGGTATAAACGACAGGTTTTCCCGTGCTGCCGTCCACCAGCTTGCCCTGGGGCGTGAAGGTTGCCGTGATGGTGCTGCCGCCGGGGGCCGCGCCGGGCGTCACAGCACTGTACTTCTCGGCGCAGTACGCCTTGGCCGGCAGGCCGCAGTAGCTGAAATCAACGCTTGAACCGTAGAAATCATCGTACCGATTGGCCCCGGCGCCACTGCCCGCCCGCAGGCCGGACAGCTTCCAGCGGAAGTTGAGGTTGCCGCCCTCGCTGGAGTCCACGCTGGTGCTGGGGTTGCCGCTGGCCGGGTCCATAAAGAACGAGAAGGTCTGACCTTCAAACGTGGTGGTGTACGAGGCCTTGGCCTGATACCGCCCGTCCGGCACGCGCAGGCTGTAGGTACCGTCCGCCTTCGTCTCGGTCTCGAAATTGGTTTTCTGGCCCTGGGTGAAGGTGGTGCCGCTGATGAAGACCCGCGCGCCCGCCAGCGGCCGGCCCTGGGTGTCCAGCACCAGCCCGCTGACGTAGCCGGGTTTGGTGGTGGGCGGTTTAGCGCTGGCCGCGGGCGCAGCGGGCTTGGCGGGGGCGGGCGCGGGCGCAGGTTTGGCTGGGCTGGCCGCCGGTGCAGCAGGCTTGGCGGGGGCCGGCGCGGGTTTGGGAACACTGGCCGCCGGTGCGCTGGGTTGCAGCGCAGGAGTGGGCTTGGCCGGGGCTTTGGCCGCCACTGGCTTGAGCACACACCAGGCCAGCACGGTTGCTCCCTCGGCTTCCAGCCACAGTCCGGCCAGCGCCTGCTGGGGGCCGCTCAGCGCAAACGCCACGGCCCGGCCATCTTCATCGTCGCTGCTGTCCAGCACGCGGTAGGTGTAACCCAGGGCCTTGACCCCGCCGTTGAAGGTTTCCTCCAGCCCCTCTTCAGGCTCGGTCCACACCACGTATTCGCTCTTCGTGCAGCTGCTCCCGGCGGCGCTGGCCGCGTCGCGCAGGCTTGAGGCCAGATCATCGACGGCGGCGCGGTCAGTCACGATCACCGCGCCCTCGTTGAACGAGGCGGGCACCAGGGTGCTGCTGGGGCCAGCGGCCAGCGCCGAAAACGCACCACACAGAAGAAACGACAGCAGGCGAACGGTTCCCTTCATACGACACCTCATCAGGTCTGCGACGGGGCTTATGCGGCCACTATGCTTTCGGAGCCTTCGAATTGAAGATTTGGTTGGATGGAGAGAGGCATTCAGTCTAAGCAGACCGGGGTCAGGTTTCCAGCCCTCACCCCCATCGCCACCCGCACGGTCCTGCCCCTACCCCGCCGCCACCTCCGCCCGCCGCTCCTCGATGATCCGCTTCGCCAGATGGTCCGGCACATCCTGGTAGCCGTGCGGCTTGACGGAAAAGGCCCCCCGGTCCCCGGTCAGCGAGCGCAGGTCGGCGCTGTAGTTCTGCAACTCCGCCTGCGGCACCACGGCGCTGATGGTGATGACCGTGCCGCCGGTGTCCATGCCCTGCACGCGGGCGCGGCGCGTTTGCAGGTCGCTGATCAGGTCGCCGGTGAACGAGGCGGGCGCACGCACCTTGAGCAGGACGGCAGGTTCCAGCAGGCCGGGCCGGGCCTGTTCCAGCGCATTTTTCAGCGCCATGCTGCCCGCCATGCGGAAGGCGATGTCCGAACTGTCCACCTCGTGGTAGCTGCCGTCCAGCACCGTCACGTGCACGTCCTGAAGCGGGTAGCCGGCCAGACTGCCCTTCTGCATGGCGTCTTGCACGCCCTTCTCGATGCTGGGCAGGTACTTGCCGGGAATCGCGCCGCCCACCACGGCACTTTTAAAGCCGAAGCCCTCGCCGGGTTCAATACGGATCGTGCAGTCGCCGTACTGCCCGTGGCCGCCGCTCTGCTTCTTGTGTTTGCCCTGGGCCTGCGCGGCGGCGTGAATGGTTTCGCGGTAGGGAATCTGCGGCGTGGTGGTGGTCACGGTCACACCCTGGGCCGCCAGTTTCTCGGCGGCAATGGTCAGGTGCATGTCGCCCATGCCGCTCAGCAGTTGCTCCCCGGTCTGCAGGTCACGCTGGAAGTGCAGCGTCGGGTCTTCCTCCATCAGACGGGTCAGCGCCGCGCCCAGTTTGTCCTCGTCCTGGCGGGTTGCAGGGTGCAGGGCCACCGTGTGTGCCGGGTCGGGCAGCCACAGCGCGTCATACTGGATGGGATGGGCAGGATCGGCCAGCGTGTCCCCGGCGTGCAGGTCACCCAGCTTGGTCAGCACGCCGATCATGCCGGCCCGCAGCTCCGGCACCTCGGTCAGTTCCTTGCCGTTGATCAGGTAGAGGTGGGCCGGTTTGACCTCGGCACCATCGCGTGAGGTGTTCAGCACCGTGTCGCCGGGCCTGAGGGTGCCGCTGTACACCCGGATGTACGCCAGCTTGCCCACAAAGGGATCGATGCTGACCCGCCACACGCGGGCGCTGAAGGGAGCGTCGGGCAGCGGCTCGCGGTTCTGGCCGTCCTGCCCGGTGGTGGGGCCACGCTCGCGGGCGCTACGCAGGCCCGTGACCAGCAGGTCCAGCAGCTGCGCCAGCCCCACACCCGTCGTGGCGCTGACCGGAAGGACCGGGTACAGGGTTCCCGCATGCACGGCCCGCAGAAAGGCGGCGTGCAGGTCATCGACGCCGATCTTCTCGCCTTCCAGAAAGCGTTCCATCAGCGCGTCGTCGGATTCAATGATGGCGTCGGTCAGGCTGTCCCGCGCTTCTTTCAGCACCGAGCGCAGGTCGGAAGGCACCTCTGCCCCATCCCCGGTTTCCCCGGTCAGGACGTTCACCACCCCCCGGAAGTCCGCCCCCTCGCCGACAGGCAGATACAGCGGGGCGACATTGCCCGGCAGGCTGGAGCGCAGGTCCGCCAGCACCGCCGAGAAGTTGGCCCGCTCCCGGTCCATCTTGTTGACGGCGATCAGGCGCGGCATGTTGAAGCGGTCAGCGGTGGCCCACACCCGTTCGGTGCCCACCTCCACGCCGCTCACGCCGCTGACCACCATCAGGGCGGCGTCGGCGGCGCGGATGGCCCCCCGGATCTCGCGCACGAAGTCGGCGTAACCGGGGGTATCCAGCATGGTGATGTCGGTGCCGTCATGGCTCAGGCGCACCACGCCGGTGGTGATGGAAAAGCCGTGCGCCTTCTCGGCGTCGGTGTGATCGCTCTGGGTGGTGCCGTCCTCGACTTTGCCAGGACGTGAAATGGCCCCGCTGTGGTGCAGCAGGGCTTCGCAGAGCGTGGTTTTCCCGGCGCCGCTGTGCGCGGCGAGACTCACAATACGAACGGGCATTCTTGAACCACCGATCCTTTTCTGGTTAAAAAGAGGGGGCGGGGCGAACGGCCTCCGGCGCGGACGTGATTTTGGTGGAACCAATGTACACCTGATCTGCGGCGCCCAACCCAACGCTGTGGCGGTCGCCTGTCTCTGCGCCATTTCCCGAATTCCCTTTTTTCCTCACCCAGCCCTACATTGCTCCCATGACCTGCCCCCAGCCCGTGATGATGCGAACGCCCCTGCGCCCCTGAGTGGCTGGGGGCCTGAAGGCGGGATGCGTTCCGTCCAAGAGCCGCAACCCGCCTTCACTTTTTCCGTATCCTGTAGAGGTTGTCCGCCCCGCCTCTCATCAGGGCGTGGTGCCTGTCGGGTACAGGGCGGAGAGGAAGGAAACAGCATGAGCGACCACCAACAGAACAACGAATTCATCATCACCACCGCCATCGATTACGCCAACGGCGAGCCGCACATCGGGCACGTCTACGAGAAGATTCTGGGCGACGCCATCGCGCGTTACCAGCGGCTCTCGGGGCGCGACGTGACCTTCGTGATGGGCACCGACGAGCACGGCGAGAAGATCAGCAAGGCCGCCGCCAAGGCCGGGGTCACGCCGCAGGAACTGGTGGACGACCTGAGTGACCGCGCCTTCCGGGGGCTGTGGGACCGGCTGGACATCAGCTATGACGCCTTCATCCGCACGACCTCCCAGCGCCACAAGAAGTTCGTGCAGGACGTCTTGCAGCGCGTGTACGACGCCGGGGACATCTACTTCGCCGAGTACGAGGGCCTGTACTCCGTGGGCGCCGAACGCTACGTGACCGACAAGGAACTGGTAGAGGGGCCAGACGGCGTGCGCCGCTACCCCGGTGACCCCCAGCCGCCGGAGCTGAGGCGCGAGGCCAACTACTTTTTCAGGATGGAAAAGTACCAGGACTGGCTGCTGGAGACCCTCAAGGCCAATCCCACGCTGATCCAGCCCGCCGGGTACCGCAACGAGGTGCTGGAAATGCTCTCGGAGCCGATCGGCCCCCTGAGCATCAGTCGCCCGAAAAGCCGCGTGCCGTGGGGCATCGAGCTGCCCTGGGACGCCGATCACGTGACCTACGTGTGGTTTGACGCGCTGCTGTCGTATCTGACGCCATTTGTGGCGGGCGGCCGTGACCCGGCGACGGTCAGCGGAGTGGCGTGGCACGTCATCGGCAAGGACATTCTCAAGCCGCACGCGGTGTTCTGGCCCACCATGCTGAGGGCGGCAGGTTATCCGCTGTACCGCAAGCTGGTGGTGCACAGCCACATCCTGGCCGAGGACGGCCGCAAGATGGGCAAGTCGCTGGGCAACGCGATCAACCCGCAGCAGCTGGTCAAGGACTTTCCGGTGGACGCCATCCGCTACACCCTGCTGCGCGAGGCCTCGCTGGGCGCGGACAGCCCCTACGGCGAGGGCATTCTGGTATCCCGCCTGAACAGCGACCTGGCCAACGATCTGGGCAACCTGCTGTCGCGCACCGTCAGCATGATCCACAAGTACCGGGGCGGCGTGCTGCCCACCGCCGCCGAGCCGGGTGACCGCGAACGCCGAATCGAGGCGGCGGCGCTGGCCCTGCCGGGACAGATTCTGGCCCTGGTGGATGACCTCAAGATCAACATGGCGATTGAAGCCGCCATGAACTTCGTGCGTGACCTGAACCGCTACATCGCCGAGAGCGCGCCGTGGAATCTGGCCAAGTCCGACGACACCGCCCGTCGGCTGGACACCGTGCTGTACACCGCCGCCGAGGGGCTGCGCGTCGCGTCGGTGTGTCTGGAGGCCGTGATTCCCGGCAAGGCCCGCGAGCTGCGCGCCCAGCTGGGCCTGGGCGGCCAGACCTACACCCTGACCGGCGCCTGGGGCCTGATTCCGGCGGGCACCCGCGTGCCGGGCGGGCCAATCCTGTTCCCGAAACCAGAACTGCCCCAGCCGGAGCCGGAAGCGGGCACGGGAAAGCCGGGCAGGCCCCAGAAGCCCGCCCAGAAGGAGAAGAAAGCCATGCATGCCATTGCTGAACCCGCCGCACCTGTGGCCAGCGCCACCCCCGCCGAGACCGAGGCCCTGAT of Deinococcus aerolatus contains these proteins:
- a CDS encoding CPBP family intramembrane glutamic endopeptidase, which gives rise to MTAPDTDPPASPPWPDEAQPLRPAPGIRAVDGNRAALSLLVIQNVVSALLIAQRVPLGTALLGSFAVVVAAAFLFFRPTVKALGRDTRWRTPPSWGLALAAFALAFLASRAFVLAYITFFPGGVDAVPQFLSSGPDVWVLLLAAGLLIPFAEEVAFRGLLMRGHERAAGFTVAALTSTLVFSLAHGVPASIAGILPLAYVLARLAQHSGSLWDSVVVHALNNTLAVGLGALLAGKDLGDPAQASELLGNPALKLPLAVGALLFGTVVMVVLHLWLTPRPDPQERCAPGPWLSLSYVVIALFGAVAVALTFPQVGLWVSDLRNALF
- a CDS encoding threonine aldolase family protein — its product is MARPVIADLRSDTVTTPTPEMRAAMASAAVGDDVYGEDPTVNELQAEVARLTGHEAGLFMPSGSMTNQVAIALHTRRGEEVICAEGSHIYEWELGMMAAFSGVVPRFVPAPLGVPAPGDVRLAVRHSIHQSPTGLISLENTHNKAGGTVIPLEVIEQIRAVADTEGLPLHLDGARVFNAAAALDVPVTEITRHFHTVSVCLSKGLGAPVGSVLVGSAEQMRQAHRYRKMLGGGMRQAGVLAAAALVALRDGPALLREDHRRTRELAEALANAGFDVNLAAVQTNIIYVTLPDAAAQVESWAERGVLGSALGPDSVRFVLHHQTGDEALARAIGVLTA
- a CDS encoding carboxypeptidase-like regulatory domain-containing protein, which translates into the protein MKGTVRLLSFLLCGAFSALAAGPSSTLVPASFNEGAVIVTDRAAVDDLASSLRDAASAAGSSCTKSEYVVWTEPEEGLEETFNGGVKALGYTYRVLDSSDDEDGRAVAFALSGPQQALAGLWLEAEGATVLAWCVLKPVAAKAPAKPTPALQPSAPAASVPKPAPAPAKPAAPAASPAKPAPAPAPAKPAAPAASAKPPTTKPGYVSGLVLDTQGRPLAGARVFISGTTFTQGQKTNFETETKADGTYSLRVPDGRYQAKASYTTTFEGQTFSFFMDPASGNPSTSVDSSEGGNLNFRWKLSGLRAGSGAGANRYDDFYGSSVDFSYCGLPAKAYCAEKYSAVTPGAAPGGSTITATFTPQGKLVDGSTGKPVVYTFKAAPLAPPGGYPYTDPNGGGRTTLGQGWQYHSTNFNDLPLGRYTLTVTATLPDGRQKPLKLGLTADDVEHSSVTVRWVPWDDFNPASYIGGGIKQMKVFVRD
- the fusA gene encoding elongation factor G, with product MPVRIVSLAAHSGAGKTTLCEALLHHSGAISRPGKVEDGTTQSDHTDAEKAHGFSITTGVVRLSHDGTDITMLDTPGYADFVREIRGAIRAADAALMVVSGVSGVEVGTERVWATADRFNMPRLIAVNKMDRERANFSAVLADLRSSLPGNVAPLYLPVGEGADFRGVVNVLTGETGDGAEVPSDLRSVLKEARDSLTDAIIESDDALMERFLEGEKIGVDDLHAAFLRAVHAGTLYPVLPVSATTGVGLAQLLDLLVTGLRSARERGPTTGQDGQNREPLPDAPFSARVWRVSIDPFVGKLAYIRVYSGTLRPGDTVLNTSRDGAEVKPAHLYLINGKELTEVPELRAGMIGVLTKLGDLHAGDTLADPAHPIQYDALWLPDPAHTVALHPATRQDEDKLGAALTRLMEEDPTLHFQRDLQTGEQLLSGMGDMHLTIAAEKLAAQGVTVTTTTPQIPYRETIHAAAQAQGKHKKQSGGHGQYGDCTIRIEPGEGFGFKSAVVGGAIPGKYLPSIEKGVQDAMQKGSLAGYPLQDVHVTVLDGSYHEVDSSDIAFRMAGSMALKNALEQARPGLLEPAVLLKVRAPASFTGDLISDLQTRRARVQGMDTGGTVITISAVVPQAELQNYSADLRSLTGDRGAFSVKPHGYQDVPDHLAKRIIEERRAEVAAG
- the metG gene encoding methionine--tRNA ligase; protein product: MSDHQQNNEFIITTAIDYANGEPHIGHVYEKILGDAIARYQRLSGRDVTFVMGTDEHGEKISKAAAKAGVTPQELVDDLSDRAFRGLWDRLDISYDAFIRTTSQRHKKFVQDVLQRVYDAGDIYFAEYEGLYSVGAERYVTDKELVEGPDGVRRYPGDPQPPELRREANYFFRMEKYQDWLLETLKANPTLIQPAGYRNEVLEMLSEPIGPLSISRPKSRVPWGIELPWDADHVTYVWFDALLSYLTPFVAGGRDPATVSGVAWHVIGKDILKPHAVFWPTMLRAAGYPLYRKLVVHSHILAEDGRKMGKSLGNAINPQQLVKDFPVDAIRYTLLREASLGADSPYGEGILVSRLNSDLANDLGNLLSRTVSMIHKYRGGVLPTAAEPGDRERRIEAAALALPGQILALVDDLKINMAIEAAMNFVRDLNRYIAESAPWNLAKSDDTARRLDTVLYTAAEGLRVASVCLEAVIPGKARELRAQLGLGGQTYTLTGAWGLIPAGTRVPGGPILFPKPELPQPEPEAGTGKPGRPQKPAQKEKKAMHAIAEPAAPVASATPAETEALISIDDFARIDLRVAEVIACEAVAKADKLLKLTVRMGEETRTVVSGIRKWYEPEALVGRKVILVANLKPAKLRGIESQGMILAAEDDAGNLDLVGLTLDLPSGTKVR